A single region of the Flavobacteriales bacterium genome encodes:
- a CDS encoding LysM peptidoglycan-binding domain-containing protein, whose amino-acid sequence MRYFISLVLILALNGLFAQSGVVAKRLHSISSTIEMTHNGYVQSSIDQLKSSKQTSEEILGKSKLYLPAIEDSLEKHGLPVQLQYLIPALSQYDNWKVSDDGGSGYWQMRYLTAKRYGLNISSYIDERRDYLKATSAAIPYLKYLYQQFGDWHAVIAAFVSDETEITKAIRVSGGQTNYWEYHRYLPLKYQSTLPDFIAMVYLHSYYADLNFTPHPTAKIELDEVTVDKWLTVYQLSKALEINYDSLKDFNAVYKKQVIPDTDKTYTIKIPSNKVARFFELGDSIYGFYSHDTAPVHEPVKVAKVEEPKVQEPKAQEPQVAEPEKPKTEEKRLLYYTIRSGDYLGKIADMYDCNVSDLRKWNNISGDKINAGQKLKIYKPSSEYATYNKINTMTSSQQNALINKD is encoded by the coding sequence ATGAGATACTTCATTAGTTTAGTTTTGATTTTAGCCTTAAATGGCTTGTTTGCCCAATCTGGAGTAGTGGCAAAACGTTTACATTCTATAAGCTCAACCATCGAAATGACCCACAACGGTTATGTTCAAAGCTCAATAGACCAACTAAAATCATCAAAACAAACATCAGAAGAAATTTTAGGAAAATCAAAACTATATCTTCCGGCCATTGAAGATAGTTTAGAAAAACATGGTTTGCCTGTACAACTTCAATATTTAATTCCGGCATTGAGCCAATACGACAACTGGAAAGTTTCTGACGACGGAGGCTCCGGATATTGGCAAATGCGGTATCTTACAGCCAAAAGGTATGGATTGAACATAAGCAGCTATATTGACGAGCGAAGAGATTATTTAAAAGCCACTTCGGCGGCTATTCCGTATCTAAAATATTTATACCAACAATTTGGCGATTGGCATGCCGTTATTGCTGCATTTGTTTCTGATGAAACGGAAATTACAAAGGCTATTCGAGTTTCTGGCGGTCAAACAAACTATTGGGAATACCATCGATATCTTCCGTTGAAATATCAATCAACGCTTCCTGATTTTATTGCCATGGTGTACTTGCACAGCTATTACGCCGATTTGAATTTCACTCCTCATCCAACAGCAAAAATAGAACTTGATGAAGTAACAGTTGACAAATGGCTTACCGTTTATCAACTGAGCAAAGCCTTAGAAATAAACTATGACAGCTTAAAAGATTTTAATGCAGTTTATAAAAAGCAAGTAATACCAGATACCGACAAGACCTATACCATAAAGATACCATCCAATAAGGTAGCTCGATTCTTTGAACTGGGCGATTCGATTTATGGGTTTTATAGTCACGATACCGCTCCGGTTCACGAACCAGTAAAGGTGGCAAAAGTGGAAGAACCAAAAGTTCAGGAACCAAAAGCTCAGGAACCACAGGTGGCGGAACCCGAAAAACCTAAAACAGAAGAAAAAAGGCTGTTGTATTATACCATAAGAAGTGGTGATTATTTGGGCAAAATAGCCGACATGTATGATTGCAACGTGAGTGATTTGCGAAAATGGAATAACATAAGTGGAGACAAAATAAATGCCGGGCAAAAATTAAAAATTTATAAACCTTCCTCCGAATATGCCACATACAACAAAATAAACACCATGACTTCCAGCCAACAAAATGCCCTAATCAACAAAGATTGA
- the gatA gene encoding Asp-tRNA(Asn)/Glu-tRNA(Gln) amidotransferase subunit GatA, producing the protein MVSRPSLSQLQSDLYASKTTCANVVDGYLNAIENNWHLNAFLEVYADEARNQAELIDKKIQSKTAGKLAGLVIGIKDNISYKNHHVSASSKILEGFVAVYNATVVDRLLAEDAIIIGRLNCDEFAMGASNENSAYGNVLNAADNSCVPGGSSGGSAVAVQAGLCMASLGSDTGGSVRQPASFTGTFGLKPTYGRVSRWGLLAYASSLDQIGPITNNIEDMAAILEVISGCDEFDATVSEQPVPNYLGQLHLEGKKRIAYLEDSISSDGLSNEVRKHILDAIEKLRAEGHTVEAVSFPYLDYMVSCYYVLTTAEASSNLSRYSGLMYGHRSTEATDLESTFKLSRSEGFGKEVQRRIMTGTFVLSSDYYDAYYTKAQKVRRIIQNETQKILDTFDFILLPTTPDSAFKIGEKSNDPIAMYLADIYTVQAPLAGLPAISVPTGKAKNGMPFGLQLMCNNFEEASLLAMSQYLFDLMTRQK; encoded by the coding sequence TTGGTGAGCCGACCCTCGTTAAGTCAATTACAATCAGACCTATATGCCTCCAAGACAACATGTGCTAATGTTGTTGACGGCTATTTGAATGCTATTGAAAACAATTGGCATTTGAATGCTTTTTTGGAAGTTTATGCTGATGAGGCACGAAATCAAGCTGAACTAATTGACAAAAAAATTCAATCAAAAACTGCCGGAAAACTTGCTGGCTTGGTCATTGGCATTAAGGATAATATTTCTTACAAGAATCATCACGTTTCTGCCTCATCCAAAATCTTAGAAGGATTTGTGGCAGTTTACAATGCAACGGTTGTAGATAGGCTATTGGCCGAAGATGCCATTATAATCGGTCGATTAAATTGTGATGAATTTGCGATGGGTGCCAGCAACGAAAATAGTGCCTATGGCAATGTGCTAAATGCCGCCGACAATAGCTGTGTTCCGGGAGGTTCTTCGGGCGGTTCGGCTGTAGCTGTGCAGGCCGGGCTTTGCATGGCATCACTCGGAAGCGATACCGGTGGCTCTGTTCGTCAGCCAGCATCTTTTACCGGAACTTTTGGTTTGAAGCCCACCTATGGAAGGGTTTCACGTTGGGGTTTGCTTGCCTATGCCTCATCACTCGATCAAATAGGTCCTATTACCAACAACATTGAAGATATGGCTGCCATTTTGGAAGTCATTTCAGGTTGCGATGAATTTGACGCAACAGTTTCGGAGCAACCCGTTCCGAATTATTTAGGCCAGCTTCATCTGGAGGGTAAAAAAAGAATTGCCTATTTAGAGGATAGCATTTCATCAGATGGATTGAGCAATGAAGTTAGAAAACATATACTCGACGCAATAGAGAAATTGAGGGCAGAAGGTCATACGGTAGAAGCCGTTTCGTTTCCTTACTTAGACTATATGGTGTCTTGTTATTATGTGCTTACTACGGCAGAAGCCTCCTCAAATTTGAGCAGATATTCAGGATTGATGTATGGCCATAGAAGCACCGAAGCCACAGATTTAGAATCCACTTTTAAACTAAGCAGAAGCGAGGGTTTTGGAAAAGAAGTACAGCGAAGAATTATGACCGGAACATTTGTTTTGAGTTCAGATTATTACGATGCATACTATACCAAAGCCCAAAAAGTGCGTCGCATAATTCAAAATGAAACACAAAAAATATTGGACACTTTTGATTTCATTTTGCTTCCCACCACACCTGACTCGGCTTTTAAAATTGGGGAAAAATCGAATGACCCAATTGCCATGTATTTGGCAGATATATATACGGTTCAGGCACCTTTAGCCGGGCTACCTGCCATTTCCGTTCCCACAGGAAAGGCAAAAAATGGAATGCCCTTTGGTCTGCAATTGATGTGCAACAACTTTGAAGAAGCTTCGTTGTTGGCCATGTCACAATATTTGTTCGACCTAATGACAAGACAAAAATGA